From the Quercus lobata isolate SW786 chromosome 6, ValleyOak3.0 Primary Assembly, whole genome shotgun sequence genome, one window contains:
- the LOC115950454 gene encoding uncharacterized protein LOC115950454: protein MANDPLKRNQNLYCAYHQEPGHTTDDCRNLKNYLDRLVQEGKLRHLLHRSEGWQEPSNNETRQSTLRPPIGTINVILAAPGRTGSVPFRVMSVSNFPTKPDDRESKRARMSTTPLIGFTEEDKQGTIQPHDDALVVTLKIGGYDVKRVLVDQGSAVEIMYPDLYKGLNLKQEDLLPYDSPLVSFEGKVVIPRGMIRLPVQTDSEVVEVNFVVVDAYSPYTAIMARPWLHTLGVVSSTLHQKVKYPSGGQIKEIIGNQGVARQCMMSAILRQQDRLTSTPTESGL, encoded by the coding sequence atggctaACGACCCTTTGAAGCGTAATCAGAACCTGTATTGCGCATACCATCAGGAGCCCGGTCACACTACTGATGATTGCAGGAACCTAAAGAACTATTTAGACCGGCTCGTCCAAGAAGGGAAGCTGAGACATCTGCTACATCGCTCTGAAGGATGGCAAGAACCATCAAACAATGAAACCAGACAAAGTACGTtgaggccacccattggcacaattaatgtcattctCGCCGCTCCTGGAAGGACAGGCTCTGTCCCCTTCAGGGTAATGTCAGTGAGCAACTTCCCGACTAAGCCAGATGACAGGGAATCCAAGAGGGCTAGAATGAGCACCACGCCATTAATCGGGTTCACGGAAGAAGACAAACAAGGAACTATccaaccccacgatgatgccttAGTCGTGACACTCAAGATAGGAGGTTATGACGTCAAAAGGGTGCTGGTTGATCAAGGCAGCGCAgtggagataatgtaccctgatttgtATAAGGGATTGAACTTGAAGCAGGAAGACCTGTTGCCATACGATTCCCCCCTAGTTAGCTTTGAAGGAAAGGTCGTCATCCCGAGAGGCATGATTAGGTTGCCTGTGCAAACAGACTCAGAGGTGGTAGAAGTGAACTTCGTTGTAGTAGATGCATACTCCCCTTACACAGCCATCATGGCCCGGCCATGGCTTCATACACTAGGGGTTGTGTCGTCAACCttgcaccaaaaggtgaaatatccGTCAGGAGGTCAGATCAAAGAGATAATAGGGAACCAGGGAGTAGCTAGGCAATGCATGATGTCGGCAATCTTGCGGCAGCAGGATCGCTTAACTTCCACGCCAACCGAGAGCGGCTTATAG